The Miscanthus floridulus cultivar M001 chromosome 7, ASM1932011v1, whole genome shotgun sequence genome includes a region encoding these proteins:
- the LOC136463604 gene encoding uncharacterized protein, which produces MGGFVDPFVPEPAWPQDTMFIGSSWPGSASSLADAAGTYLGAAAAAPDQFHLQTGSSTALLNVSGKEIVSPVELHEQFLSAHLPDDVAQGLNFEADSVLSTPCAISLADSAPVVCSSNDSSGSEQSGLPRFLLGEQPAWPPSTFPQISSLVGEETSQSFGFTAVSNNDLLRDGKTYPQLGNVPSAPLQIHDDVEFNTGKMLSFTPGLGQQLNTSTNFGDLQLGQKELSGLHHLNLSSLVSGQPLSSFNATGATHNPEQSSEVSSGKIGLNAPPFMTRPEVANGNGAAGNGAPKPRVRARRGQATDPHSIAERLRREKISDRMKNLQELVPNSNRTDRASMLEEIIEYVRFLQLQVKVLSMSRLGATEAVVPLLTESQTESSGGLLLSPRSGSGSGSGRQRSGGGSLSSSEARDGAAFEHEVAQLMESNMTTAMQYLQSKGLCLMPMALASAISDQKGASSAAVQPENGGGAKEMLRAVKPLGSPIQGR; this is translated from the exons ATGGGTGGTTTCGTGGATCCCTTCGTCCCGGAACCGGCATGGCCACAGGACACCATGTTCATCGGCTCATCCTGGCCAGGCAGCGCTTCTTCCCTCGCCGACGCTGCAGGGACGTACCTGGGAGCTGCAGCTGCTGCACCAGATCAGTTTCACCTCCAGACCGGCTCCTCCACAGCGCTCTTGAACGTCAGCGGGAAGGAGATCGTGTCGCCCGTGGAGCTGCACGAGCAGTTCCTGAGCGCGCACCTGCCGGACGACGTGGCCCAGGGCCTCAACTTTGAAGCGGACTCGGTTCTGAGCACGCCCTGCGCGATATCGCTCGCCGACAGCGCCCCTGTGGTGTGCAGCTCCAACGACAGCAGCGGGAGCGAGCAGTCCGGCCTGCCGCGGTTCCTCCTGGGAGAGCAGCCCGCGTGGCCGCCTTCCACGTTCCCGCAGATTTCGTCGTTGGTTGGGGAAGAAACCTCGCAGAGCTTCGGTTTCACTGCAGTTAGCAACAACGATCTCCTGCGTGATGGGAAGACGTATCCACAGCTAGGCAATGTGCCCTCTGCACCACTGCAGATACAT GATGATGTCGAGTTCAACACTGGAAAGATGCTCTCTTTCACTCCGGGTCTTGGACAGCAACTGAACACTAGTACAAACTTTGGCGATCTGCAGCTCGGTCAAAAG GAACTCAGCGGTCTGCATCACCTGAACCTCTCGTCGCTCGTCTCTGGGCAGCCGCTCTCGTCGTTTAATGCAACAGGAGCGACGCATAATCCTGAACAG TCTAGCGAAGTCAGCAGTGGCAAAATAGGACTGAACGCGCCGCCGTTCATGACTCGACCAGAGGTGGCAAATGGCAATGGGGCTGCTGGGAATGGAGCTCCTAAGCCGCGCgtcagagctcgccgtggccaggcaACTGATCCGCACAGCATTGCAGAGAGG CTCCGAAGGGAGAAGATCTCTGACAGGATGAAGAATTTACAGGAGCTCGTTCCAAACTCCAACAGG ACTGACAGGGCATCCATGCTTGAGGAGATCATCGAATACGTCAGATTTCTCCAGTTGCAAGTGAAG GTTCTTAGCATGAGCAGGCTGGGCGCGACGGAAGCCGTCGTCCCGCTCCTGACAGAGTCTCAGACCGAG AGCTCCGGTGGCCTTCTCCTGTCCCCGAGGTCAGGCTCAGGCTCAGGCTCAGGCAGGCAGCGGTCAGGCGGAGGCAGCCTGTCGTCGTCTGAGGCCCGGGACGGCGCGGCGTTCGAGCACGAGGTGGCGCAGCTGATGGAGAGCAACATGACGACGGCAATGCAGTACCTGCAGAGCAAGGGCCTGTGCCTCATGCCCATGGCGCTGGCGTCGGCGATCTCGGATCAGAAGGGGGCGTCCTCAGCGGCGGTCCAGCCGGAAAATGGGGGCGGCGCCAAGGAAATGCTGCGCGCGGTGAAGCCCCTGGGAAGCCCAATCCAAGGGAGATGA